One Rhinopithecus roxellana isolate Shanxi Qingling chromosome 7, ASM756505v1, whole genome shotgun sequence DNA segment encodes these proteins:
- the ARR3 gene encoding arrestin-C, with the protein MSKVFKKTSSNGKLSIYLGKRDFVDHVDMVEPIDGVVLVDPEYLKGRKLFVMLTCAFRYGRDDLEVIGLTFRKDLYVQTLQVVPAESSSPKGPLTVLQERLLHKLGDNAYPFTLQMVTNLPCSVTLQPGPEDAGKPCGIDFEVKSFCAENPEETVSKRDYVRLVVRKVQFAPPEAGPGPSAQTIRRFLLSAQPLQLQAWMDSEVHYHGEPISVNVSINNCTNKVIKKIKISVDQITDVVLYSLDKYTKTVFIQEFTETVAANSSFSQSFAVTPILAASCQKRGLALDGKLKHEDTNLASSTIIRPGMDKELLGILVSYKVRVNLMVSCGGILGDLTASDVGVELPLVLIHPKPSQEAASSEDIVIEEFTRKGEEENQKAVEAEGDEGS; encoded by the exons ATGTCCAA GGTGTTTAAGAAGACCAGCTCCAATGGGAAG CTCTCCATCTACCTGGGGAAACGCGACTTCGTGGACCATGTGGACATGGTGGAACCCATTG ATGGTGTAGTCCTGGTTGATCCTGAGTACTTAAAAGGTCGAAAGT TGTTTGTCATGTTGACATGTGCCTTTCGCTATGGCCGTGATGACTTGGAAGTGATTGGTCTGACATTCCGAAAAGATCTGTATGTGCAGACCCTGCAAGTGGTCCCAGCTGAATCCAGCAGCCCTAAGGGGCCCCTCACAGTCCTACAGGAGCGACTGCTGCACAAGCTAGGGGACAATGCCTACCCCTTTACCCTGCAG ATGGTGACCAACCTGCCCTGTTCTGTGACACTGCAGCCAGGTCCTGAAGATGCAGGAAAG CCCTGTGGGATTGACTTTGAAGTGAAGAGTTTCTGTGCTGAAAACCCGGAGGAGACAGTCTCCAAGAG AGACTATGTGCGGCTGGTTGTTCGGAAAGTACAATTTGCACCACCAGAGGCAGGCCCTGGCCCCTCAGCCCAGACCATCCGCCGCTTCCTTCTGTCAGCTCAGCCCCTACAACTCCAGGCCTGGATGGACAGTGAG GTTCACTACCATGGAGAACCCATCTCTGTCAATGTTTCTATCAACAACTGCACCAACAAGGTCATCAAAAAAATCAAGATTTCAG TTGACCAAATCACAGATGTTGTCCTGTATTCACTAGACAAGTACACCAAGACTGTGTTCATTCAGGAATTCAC GGAGACTGTAGCTGCTAATTCCAGCTTCTCCCAGAGCTTTGCAGTAACCCCAATCCTGGCTGCCAGCTGCCAGAAACGGGGCCTGGCACTGGATGGCAAACTTAAGCATGAAGATACCAACCTGGCCTCTAGCACGAT TATTAGACCTGGAATGGACAAAGAGCTGCTGGGGATCCTGGTGTCCTACAAAGTCAGAGTCAACCTGATGGTGTCCTGTGGTGG CATCCTAGGAGACCTGACAGCCAG TGATGTTGGTGTGGAGCTACCCTTGGTCCTGATCCATCCGAAGCCATCTCAAG AGGCTGCTAG CTCTGAGGACATAGTCATCGAGGAGTTTACGCGGAAAGGCGAGGAGGAGAACCAGAAGGCTGTGGAGGCCGAGGGAGATGAGGGGAGCTGA
- the RAB41 gene encoding LOW QUALITY PROTEIN: ras-related protein Rab-41 (The sequence of the model RefSeq protein was modified relative to this genomic sequence to represent the inferred CDS: substituted 1 base at 1 genomic stop codon), translating to MSAFGHDKAWMEAGGFGLEAAERTEYQSLCKSKLLFLGEPSVGKTSVITRFMYNSFGCACQATVGIDFLSMYLEDQIVQLQLWDTAGQERFHSLIPSYIRDSTIAVVVYDITNISSFKETDKWVEYVXAERGDDVVIMLVGNKIDLDNKRQVTAEEGEEKSRNLNVMFIETSAKTGYNVKKLFRRVVSALLSTRTLPPPKEGTVEIELESFEESGNRSYCSR from the exons ATGTCTGCCTTTGGTCACGACAAGGCCTGGATGGAGGCCGGAGGCTTTGGCCTGGAGGCTGCTGAAAGAACCGAATACCAGTCTCTGTGCAAATCTAAACTCTTATTCCTGGGAGAGCCGAGCG TAGGGAAGACATCCGTCATCACCCGCTTCATGTACAACAGCTTCGGCTGCGCCTGCCAG GCAACTGTTGGAATTGACTTCTTGTCCATGTACTTGGAGGACCAAATA GTTCAGCTGCAGCTATGGGACACAGCTGGCCAGGAGCGCTTTCACAGCCTAATTCCTAGCTACATTCGTGATTCAACTATTGCAGTGGTTGTCTATGACATCACAA acatcagttcttttaaggagaCAGATAAGTGGGTAGAGTATGTATGAGCAGAAAGAGGTGACGATGTTGTCATCATGTTGGTGGGTAACAAGATTGATTTGGATAACAAAAG ACAAGTCACTGCAGAAGAGGGTGAAGAAAAATCCAGAAACCTCAATGTGATGTTTATTGAGACCAGTGCCAAAACCGGTTACAACGTGAAAAAG ctgttcCGGCGTGTGGTTTCTGCCCTTCTTTCCACAAGGACTTTACCTCCACCAAAAGAGGGGA CAGTTGAAATCGAACTGGAATCCTTTGAGGAGTCAGGCAACAGAAGCTATTGTTCCCGTTGA
- the PDZD11 gene encoding PDZ domain-containing protein 11 — protein MDSRIPYDDYPVVFLPAYENPPAWIPPHERVHHPDYNNELTQFLPRTITLKKPPGAQLGFNIRGGKASQLGIFISKVIPDSDAHRAGLQEGDQVLAVNDVDFQDIEHSKAVEILKTAREISMRVRFFPYNYHRQKERTVH, from the exons ATGGACAGCCGGATTCCTTATGATGACTACCCGGTGGTTTTCTTGCCTGCCTATGAGAATCCTCCAGCATGGATTCCTCCTCATGAG AGGGTGCACCACCCAGACTACAACAATGAGTTGACCCAGTTTCTGCCCCGAACCATCACACTGAAGAAGCCTCCTGGAGCTCAG TTGGGATTTAACATCCGAGGAGGAAAGGCCTCCCAGCTAGGCATCTTCATCTCCAAG GTAATTCCTGACTCTGATGCACATAGAGCAGGACTTCAGGAAGGGGACCAAGTTCTAGCTGTGAATGATGTGGATTTCCAAGATATTGAGCACAGCAAG GCTGTTGAGATCCTGAAGACAGCTCGTGAAATCAGCATGCGTGTCCGCTTCTTTCCCTATA aTTATCATCGCCAAAAAGAGAGGACTGTGCACTAG